A portion of the Oreochromis niloticus isolate F11D_XX linkage group LG10, O_niloticus_UMD_NMBU, whole genome shotgun sequence genome contains these proteins:
- the LOC106096818 gene encoding apoptosis-associated speck-like protein containing a CARD — protein sequence MSTISEEEWKTAMFEILEELDVPQYNKMMFFLSDIPKYVKTTKSREEMPEVIIERYGVEASVHKIHEIMDRIPRRDAAVQDRLRPFVERLKKKQEDERRAPGPSTGATGVRALTDGQKHFVDEHRVELIQRVSNIEPILDDLLQEEIIQQEAYDKISALPTSQAKVRELFSSPLKAGDASKEAFYQILKKHEKMLIKDLS from the exons ATGTCAACGATTTCAGAGGAAGAGTGGAAAACAGCTATGTTCGAGATCCTCGAAGAGCTCGATGTGCCACAGTACAATAAGATGATGTTTTTTCTATCGGATATCCCCAAATATGTAAAGACCACCAAGTCCAGAGAAGAGATGCCCGAAGTAATCATTGAGCGCTACGGAGTGGAAGCATCTGTCCATAAAATCCATGAAATAATGGATCGAATACCTCGGAGGGACGCTGCAGTGCAGGACCGACTGCGCCCCTTTGTGGaaagactgaagaagaaacaggagGATGAGAGAAGAG cacCAGGACCATCAACAGGAGCAACTGGTGTCAGAGCTCTGACTGATG GGCAAAAACACTTTGTGGATGAACACCGAGTCGAGCTGATCCAGAGAGTGAGCAACATCGAACCGATTCTGGACGACCTCCTACAAGAAGAAATCATCCAACAAGAAGCTTATGATAAAATCAGTGCTCTGCCGACCTCTCAGGCGAAGGTGAGGGAGCTCTTCAGCAGCCCTCTGAAAGCTGGCGATGCCTCCAAAGAAGCTTTCTACCAAATCCTCAAGAAACATGAGAAGATGCTCATTAAAGACCTCAGCTGa
- the LOC112848060 gene encoding apoptosis-associated speck-like protein containing a CARD — protein MMLALRLDQKTWTISAPGPSAGATGVRALTDGQNHFVDAHEAELIHRVSNIEPILDDLKGKIIQQEAYDKIRALQTSQEKMRKLYSGPLKAGDASKEAFYQILKKHEKMLIEARVSFMITE, from the exons atgatgTTAGCCCTCCGTCTGGATCAGAAAACCTGGACCATCTCAG CACCAGGACCATCAGCTGGAGCAACTGGTGTCAGAGCTCTGACTGATG GGCAAAACCACTTTGTGGATGCACATGAAGCCGAGCTGATCCACAGAGTGAGCAACATCGAACCCATTCTGGATGACCTAAAAGGAAAAATCATCCAACAAGAAGCTTACGATAAAATCAGAGCTCTGCAGACCTCTCAGGAGAAGATGAGGAAGCTCTACAGCGGCCCTCTGAAAGCTGGCGATGCCTCCAAAGAAGCCTTCTACCAAATCCTCAAGAAACATGAGAAGATGCTCATTGAGGCCAGGGTCTCCTTTATGATCACAGAGTAA
- the LOC109203945 gene encoding zinc finger BED domain-containing protein 4-like yields MKQNVLSTEAVYESQTGPVVAKEISSLVEQFHLGGKIIAATVDNACNMDVALKKLDFLKVGCFAHTLNLAAQKVYDIPAVSSWCAKIHSVVVWLKRSSLSKTVLREKQRILNLPEHNVILDVKTRWNSLFLMVERFMEQFDAIQAAALDLRLRKPMEKDKLERFTHTDLMKAEEFIKCMQVLYTSTMCVSSDKSPTCSQIIPILAKLEAHFRRCDEDSVFTSSIKGKVWGSLCNPGHFLSMGFLIIW; encoded by the exons ATGAAGCAGAATGTGCTTAGCACTGAAGCAGTTTATGAGTCACAAACAGGTCCAGTTGTGGCTAAAGAAATATCAAGTCTTGTGGAGCAATTTCACTTGGGAGGGAAAATAATTGCTGCCACTGTAGACAATGCCTGCAACATGGATGTTGCTTTGAAAAAATTGGACTTTTTAAAAGTGGGATGCTTTGCTCATACCCTCAACCTGGCCGCACAAAAGGTGtatgacattcctgcagtttccaGCTGGTGTGCCAAAATCCATTCAGTTGTGGTGTGGCTCAAACGTTCATCCTTGAGCAAAACTGTGCTCAGAGAAAAGCAGCGAATCCTGA ATTTGCCAGAGCATAATGTAATTCTTGACGTTAAGACGCGCTGGAATTCTCTCTTCCTAATGGTGGAGAGATTTATGGAGCAGTTTGATGCAATCCAGGCAGCTGCTCTGGATCTACGGCTGAGGAAGCCTATGGAGAAGGACAA GCTAGAAAGGTTCACGCACACCGATTTAATGAAGGCAGAGGAGTTTATTAAGTGCATGCAAGTCCTGTACACGTCAACCATGTGTGTGTCAAGTGACAAGTCACCCACATGCAGCCAAATCATCCCCATCCTGGCCAAGCTGGAAGCACATTTCAGACGATGTGATGAAGACAGTGTTTTCACCTCTTCAATAAAAGGGAAAGTCTGGGGTAGTCTGTGTAACCCAGGTCATTTTTTGAGTATGGGATTTCTGATTATTTGGTAG
- the LOC102076307 gene encoding uncharacterized protein LOC102076307, whose product MSTISEEEWKTAMFEILEELDVPQYNKMMFFLSDIPKYVKTTKSREEMPEVIIERYGVEASVHKIHEIMDRIPRRDAAVEDRLRPFVERLKKKQEDERRGKKRKQSETVLRSADRKDGAGEQKSCQPDKVGEKSSSSALNHSLSQTDPGTAEKSKKKKKMENKDASKTHKVPTISETNWKRALTAILGQLNNPQYNEMLTFLKILQKKKTTKFKEHLPQKIIERFGVETSIRKVKEALDRIPRRDDAVQKHLQPFVHKLKSKQEKKKKGKRINSQRKTDPVGIMKSKKKKTENKDSSLRSTETIETPEVAAVFSPWPMNTVSSMSLNRATKTPETDPVGTMKPKKKKTQNNDLSMKSAETTNTPKSDCSEPSKAKLEEPVNSDSSLNLNGATKTPKVAVQVQSAPVHTGRVKIKAVTAFNKSNTHLVVNIKTQLKECFVRTRLLAEALGYKMDEGVEARIREAMPISAEAEMQGKKITSIKKV is encoded by the exons ATGTCAACGATTTCAGAGGAAGAGTGGAAAACAGCTATGTTCGAGATCCTCGAAGAGCTCGATGTGCCACAGTACAATAAGATGATGTTTTTTCTATCGGATATCCCCAAATATGTAAAGACCACCAAGTCCAGAGAAGAGATGCCCGAAGTAATCATTGAGCGCTACGGAGTGGAAGCATCTGTCCATAAAATCCATGAAATAATGGATCGAATACCTCGGAGGGACGCTGCAGTGGAGGACCGACTGCGCCCCTTTGTGGaaagactgaagaagaaacaggagGATGAGAGAAGAG ggaagaagaggaaacagaGTGAAACTGTTCTGAGGTCAGCAGACAGAAAGGATGGAGCTG GCGAGCAGAAAAGCTGCCAGCCTGACAAAGTAGGAGAGaagtcatcatcatcagcacTGAACCACTCCCTCAGTCAG ACTGATCCTGGGACAGCAGAAAAgtccaagaagaagaagaagatggaaAACAAAGATGCATCCAAGACTCACAAG GTGCCAACGATTTCAGAGACAAACTGGAAAAGAGCTCTGACTGCCATCCTCGGGCAGCTGAACAACCCTCAGTACAATGAGATGCTGACATTTCTGAAAATCCTCCAAAAGAAGAAAACCACTAAGTTCAAAGAACACTTGCCCCAAAAGATTATTGAGCGCTTCGGAGTGGAAACTTCCATCCGGAAAGTCAAAGAAGCACTAGATCGGATACCTCGGAGGGACGATGCAGTCCAGAAACACCTGCAGCCCTTTGTGCACAAACTGAAGAGCaaacaggaaaagaagaagaagg gtAAACGGATAAACTCCCAGCGTAAG ACTGATCCTGTTGGCATAATGAAgtccaaaaagaagaagactgaGAACAAAGATTCATCCCTGAGATCAACTGAAACCATAGAAACTCCCGAGGTAGCTGCTGTTTTCAGCCCATGGCCCATGAATACTGTATCATCCATGAGTTTGAACAGAGCCACCAAAACTCCCGAG ACTGATCCTGTCGGCACAATGAAgcccaaaaagaagaagacgcAGAACAACGATTTATCTATGAAGTCAGCTGAAACCACAAACACTCCCAAG TCTGATTGTTCAGAACCATCAAAGGCTAAACTGGAGGAGCCAGTGAACAGTGATTCATCCCTGAATTTGAATGGAGCCACCAAAACTCCCAAGGTAGCTGTGCAGGTTCAGAGTGCACCTGTCCACACTGGGAGAGTTAAAATCAAAGCAGTCACAGCCTTCAATAAAAGCAACACTCACCTGGTGGTAAACATAAAAACGCAGCTGAAGGAGTGTTTTGTGAGGACTCGTCTCCTGGCAGAGGCACTTGGCTACAAAATGGATGAAGGCGTTGAAGCCAGAATCCGCGAGGCAATGCCGATCTCAGCAGAGGCTGAAATGCAAGGAAAGAAAATTACGTCCATTAAAAAGGtgtaa